One Cyanobacteria bacterium GSL.Bin1 genomic region harbors:
- the polA gene encoding DNA polymerase I yields the protein MSDAAPVLLLVDGHSLAFRAYYAFAKSRDGGLKASDGTPTSICFGFLKSLLLVLEAEKPEAVAIAFDLGLPTFRHEADATYKADRAETPDDFIPDLANLQEILAALNLPVVTAQGYEADDVLGTLARQGKEQGYITKIISGDRDLFQLIDETQQISVLYLDKSVLKGAKTIREYHSTDVEETLGIQPQQVIDYKALCGDKSDNIPGVNGIGEKTAVKLLQQYGTLDQIYEHIAEIKGAMQKRLTTGKEDAEHSRYLATIKDDVPLEIRFDEFKLKGINVAELKPLLAKLELKQFLKQLDYLQQQLGGNSSLESDAEEEIEDESLWFFSAEETKQQQKNLVTVQPEIIDTREKLDKLIAILDQHQDAAFPVSWDTETTALKPRNAELVGIGCCWGNEVNETAYIPINHKQGTALDAADITAALSPILESEDYPKTLQNVKFDRLMLRHFGIKLKGVVFDTMLASYVLHPERNHNLSDLAARYLPDLSTQSYQELAIPKEGTIADLDVATVAEYCGMDAYVTYQLTQLLAAELKVIPKLDQLFREIELPLEPVLADMEYWGIRIDTAYLETLSQELGNKLERIETEAYDLAGETFNLNSPKQLSEILFEKLQLSTKKSRKTKTGYSTNHAILEKLQGDHPIIDLILEHRTLAKLKSTYVDALPSLVNPETQRIYTDFNQAITTTGRLSSSNPNLQNIPIRTEFSRQIRRAFLPEDDWLLVSADYSQIELRILTHLSQEPILLDAYQTGKDVHRLTAQLLFEKEDVTDEERRLGKTINFGVIYGMGAQRFAREAAVSNQRGKEFIEKYQARYPLVFAYLENQKKRAIAQGYVETLLGRRRYFYFTGSPLDKLKGSDPDTIDLNEIKVGKDESETLRAAANAPIQGSSADIIKIAMVKLNELLKPYQSRLLLQVHDELVFEIPPQEWEELRPQIQATMENAVALSIPLEVEMNVGKNWMEAK from the coding sequence ATGTCTGATGCTGCCCCTGTCTTGTTATTAGTTGACGGTCACTCACTAGCGTTTCGTGCCTATTATGCTTTTGCGAAGAGTCGAGACGGGGGATTAAAAGCCTCAGATGGCACACCGACAAGTATCTGTTTCGGCTTTCTCAAATCCTTGTTACTGGTGTTAGAAGCGGAAAAACCAGAAGCAGTCGCGATCGCGTTTGATTTAGGGTTACCCACCTTTCGTCATGAAGCGGATGCCACCTATAAAGCCGATCGCGCTGAGACGCCAGATGACTTTATCCCTGATTTAGCCAATTTACAAGAAATTCTCGCTGCCCTAAACTTGCCAGTGGTAACCGCGCAAGGGTACGAAGCCGATGATGTGTTGGGCACCCTTGCTAGGCAAGGAAAGGAGCAAGGATACATTACTAAAATTATAAGCGGCGATCGCGATTTATTTCAACTCATTGATGAAACCCAACAAATTAGCGTTCTTTATTTAGATAAATCGGTTTTAAAGGGAGCGAAAACCATCCGTGAATATCACAGCACAGATGTGGAAGAAACCCTAGGCATTCAACCGCAGCAAGTGATTGATTATAAAGCCCTGTGTGGGGATAAATCGGATAATATTCCGGGGGTGAATGGCATTGGGGAAAAAACTGCCGTTAAACTCCTCCAGCAATATGGAACCCTCGATCAAATTTATGAGCATATTGCTGAAATTAAAGGGGCAATGCAAAAGCGATTAACTACGGGAAAAGAAGATGCAGAACATTCCCGTTATCTGGCAACGATTAAAGATGATGTGCCTTTAGAGATTCGTTTTGATGAGTTTAAACTGAAAGGAATTAACGTCGCGGAACTTAAACCGCTACTGGCAAAACTTGAACTCAAACAATTTTTAAAGCAACTCGATTATCTCCAACAGCAACTGGGGGGAAATAGTAGTTTAGAAAGTGACGCAGAAGAAGAAATAGAAGATGAAAGTCTCTGGTTTTTCAGCGCAGAAGAAACAAAACAGCAACAAAAAAACTTAGTAACCGTCCAACCGGAAATTATTGATACGCGAGAAAAACTGGACAAGTTAATTGCCATTTTAGACCAACATCAAGATGCTGCTTTTCCGGTGAGTTGGGATACTGAAACCACCGCTTTAAAACCGCGCAATGCAGAACTGGTTGGGATTGGTTGTTGTTGGGGAAATGAGGTTAATGAAACCGCTTATATTCCGATTAATCATAAGCAAGGAACGGCTTTAGATGCAGCAGACATTACAGCAGCTTTATCTCCTATTTTAGAAAGCGAAGACTATCCCAAGACGCTACAAAATGTCAAATTTGATCGCTTGATGTTGCGTCATTTTGGAATCAAATTAAAGGGTGTGGTCTTCGATACAATGTTAGCGAGTTATGTTTTACATCCCGAACGGAATCATAATTTAAGCGATTTAGCCGCCCGATATTTACCGGATTTATCAACCCAAAGTTATCAAGAATTAGCGATTCCTAAAGAGGGTACGATTGCTGATTTAGATGTGGCAACGGTTGCTGAATATTGTGGGATGGATGCCTATGTCACTTACCAACTGACGCAGTTATTAGCAGCCGAATTAAAAGTAATTCCGAAATTAGATCAATTATTTCGAGAGATTGAACTCCCCTTAGAACCGGTTTTAGCGGACATGGAATATTGGGGAATCCGAATCGATACCGCTTACCTCGAAACCCTATCTCAAGAATTAGGAAATAAGTTAGAACGCATTGAAACCGAAGCCTATGATTTAGCGGGAGAAACTTTTAATTTGAATTCTCCTAAGCAGTTAAGTGAAATTTTATTTGAGAAACTGCAATTAAGCACGAAGAAGTCTCGGAAAACGAAAACGGGTTATTCTACTAATCATGCGATTCTCGAAAAATTACAGGGCGATCATCCCATTATTGATCTAATTTTAGAACACCGTACCCTTGCCAAATTAAAATCAACTTATGTCGATGCTCTTCCCAGTTTAGTGAATCCAGAAACCCAACGCATCTACACTGATTTTAATCAAGCCATTACAACAACCGGAAGACTTTCTTCCTCGAATCCCAACCTACAAAATATTCCCATTCGGACTGAGTTTTCTCGTCAAATTCGTCGGGCGTTTCTCCCAGAAGATGATTGGCTACTCGTCTCTGCAGACTATTCACAAATTGAACTGAGAATTCTCACGCATTTGAGTCAAGAACCGATCTTACTGGATGCTTATCAAACCGGAAAAGATGTCCACCGGCTGACAGCACAATTACTGTTTGAAAAAGAAGACGTTACTGATGAGGAAAGACGCCTCGGGAAAACCATTAACTTTGGTGTCATTTATGGGATGGGGGCGCAACGGTTTGCCAGAGAAGCAGCTGTCAGTAATCAACGGGGGAAAGAATTTATTGAAAAATATCAAGCCCGTTATCCCCTGGTGTTTGCATATTTAGAAAATCAGAAAAAACGCGCGATCGCGCAAGGTTATGTAGAAACATTACTCGGACGCAGGCGCTATTTTTACTTTACGGGTTCGCCCCTCGATAAACTCAAAGGAAGCGATCCGGATACCATTGATTTAAACGAAATAAAAGTGGGCAAAGATGAAAGCGAAACCCTCCGTGCAGCTGCTAATGCACCGATTCAGGGGTCAAGTGCGGATATTATCAAGATTGCCATGGTCAAACTCAATGAACTCTTAAAACCCTACCAAAGCCGTTTATTACTCCAAGTTCATGATGAGTTAGTTTTTGAGATTCCTCCCCAGGAGTGGGAAGAACTGCGCCCACAAATTCAAGCAACCATGGAAAATGCCGTTGCTTTAAGTATTCCCCTAGAAGTGGAAATGAATGTGGGGAAAAACTGGATGGAAGCTAAGTGA
- a CDS encoding GNAT family N-acetyltransferase yields the protein MKIRDATESDVVAMYAVDHMAAEKGSRRQHIRNWVDAGRAIVALIDEVVVGYAVLEYTFFSNGFISMLMVDRASRRKGVATALVKHLEKMCETDKLFTSTNESNKPMQELMQSMSYEPSGTIYNLDEGDPELFYVKWLERTH from the coding sequence ATGAAGATACGAGACGCAACAGAATCTGATGTGGTGGCCATGTATGCGGTTGACCATATGGCCGCCGAGAAAGGCAGCCGCAGGCAACACATTCGCAACTGGGTTGATGCAGGGCGAGCCATTGTTGCTCTCATTGACGAAGTTGTGGTTGGCTATGCAGTGCTCGAATACACCTTCTTCTCAAACGGTTTCATCTCGATGCTGATGGTGGACAGGGCCAGCAGACGGAAAGGTGTAGCTACGGCCCTGGTCAAACATCTTGAGAAGATGTGCGAGACCGACAAGTTGTTCACATCCACCAATGAATCTAACAAGCCAATGCAAGAGCTGATGCAGAGCATGTCTTACGAACCGAGCGGCACGATATACAATCTCGACGAGGGAGATCCCGAGCTGTTCTACGTTAAGTGGCTTGAAAGAACCCACTAA